In Kitasatospora sp. NA04385, a single genomic region encodes these proteins:
- a CDS encoding nuclear transport factor 2 family protein — MTAPAQGAAAGPDPEELARRYVRLWNEPDPDRRRAAVAELFAPAVAHRTPTTAVDGRAALTERIALAHAAWVRDTGHAFRLLPGTDGHHGVVRLRWEMVRAASGACVSAGTDLLELDPAGLVLTDHQFIDR; from the coding sequence GTGACCGCCCCGGCGCAGGGGGCGGCGGCCGGGCCCGACCCCGAGGAACTGGCCCGCCGCTACGTGCGGCTGTGGAACGAGCCCGACCCGGACCGGCGGCGCGCCGCCGTGGCGGAGCTGTTCGCGCCCGCGGTCGCGCACCGCACCCCGACGACGGCGGTGGACGGCCGGGCGGCGCTCACCGAGCGGATCGCCCTGGCCCACGCGGCGTGGGTGCGCGACACCGGGCACGCGTTCCGCCTGCTGCCCGGCACGGACGGGCACCACGGGGTGGTCCGGCTGCGCTGGGAGATGGTGCGGGCGGCGAGCGGCGCGTGCGTCTCGGCGGGCACCGACCTGCTCGAGCTCGACCCGGCCGGGCTGGTCCTGACCGACCACCAGTTCATCGACCGCTGA
- a CDS encoding LLM class flavin-dependent oxidoreductase, with amino-acid sequence MPASPAASPSSPAASPLHLAVALDGAGWHPAAWREPDARPKELFTARYWADLAAEAERGLLDLLTIEDGLSLQSEHPFEPDARTDRVRGRLDAVLVAARIAPLTTHIGLVPTAIATHTEPFHLSKAVATLDFVSEGRAGLRVKVSGRVDEVAHFGRREPRTLRLEELDTPAGLAALAESFGEAEDYVEVLRRLWDSWEDDAEIRDAATGRFIDREKLHYIDFEGPRFSVRGPSITPRPPQGQPLVAALAHRGEPFRLAGRAADLAFVTPRDADDARTILAEIRSAQREAGRAAETVHVFADLVVFLAEQPGAAAERLERLDAAAGAEYTSDARVFAGTPAELADLLTEFAAAGLTGFRLRPGALPYDLEQITRGLVPELQRRGLFRTAYEASTLRGLLGLPRPANRYAAETTAATTTAAAATVAVAAVGA; translated from the coding sequence ATGCCCGCATCCCCGGCAGCATCCCCGTCCTCCCCCGCCGCCTCCCCCCTGCACCTGGCCGTCGCGCTGGACGGCGCCGGCTGGCACCCCGCCGCGTGGCGGGAGCCGGACGCCCGGCCGAAGGAGCTGTTCACCGCCCGGTACTGGGCGGACCTGGCGGCGGAGGCCGAGCGCGGCCTGCTCGACCTGCTGACCATCGAGGACGGGCTGAGCCTGCAATCGGAGCACCCGTTCGAGCCGGACGCGCGGACCGACCGGGTCCGGGGCCGACTGGACGCGGTGCTGGTGGCGGCCCGGATCGCGCCGCTGACCACGCACATCGGGCTGGTGCCGACGGCGATAGCGACCCACACCGAGCCGTTCCACCTGTCGAAGGCGGTGGCGACCCTGGACTTCGTCAGCGAGGGCCGGGCCGGGCTGCGGGTGAAGGTGTCGGGCCGGGTCGACGAGGTCGCGCACTTCGGCCGCCGCGAGCCGCGCACGCTGCGGCTGGAGGAGCTGGACACCCCGGCCGGGCTGGCCGCGCTGGCCGAGTCGTTCGGCGAGGCCGAGGACTACGTGGAGGTGCTGCGGCGGCTGTGGGACAGCTGGGAGGACGACGCGGAGATCCGGGACGCGGCGACCGGCCGATTCATCGACCGGGAGAAGCTGCACTACATCGACTTCGAGGGGCCCCGGTTCTCGGTGCGCGGCCCGTCCATCACGCCCCGCCCGCCGCAGGGCCAGCCGCTGGTCGCGGCGCTCGCCCACCGGGGCGAGCCGTTCCGACTGGCGGGCCGGGCCGCCGACTTGGCGTTCGTGACGCCGCGGGACGCGGACGACGCCCGGACGATCCTGGCCGAGATCCGGTCCGCCCAGCGGGAGGCCGGGCGCGCGGCCGAGACGGTGCACGTCTTCGCCGACCTGGTGGTGTTCCTGGCGGAGCAACCGGGCGCGGCGGCCGAGCGCCTGGAGCGGCTGGACGCGGCAGCGGGCGCCGAATACACCAGTGACGCCCGGGTGTTCGCCGGTACACCCGCCGAACTGGCCGACCTGCTGACCGAGTTCGCGGCGGCCGGGCTGACGGGCTTCCGGCTGCGGCCGGGCGCGCTGCCGTACGACCTGGAGCAGATCACCCGCGGCCTGGTGCCGGAGTTGCAGCGCCGGGGGCTGTTCCGCACCGCCTACGAGGCGTCCACCCTGCGCGGGCTGCTCGGCCTGCCGCGCCCCGCCAACCGCTACGCCGCCGAGACCACCGCCGCCACGACCACCGCTGCCGCTGCCACCGTCGCCGTCGCCGCCGTCGGCGCCTGA
- a CDS encoding NtaA/DmoA family FMN-dependent monooxygenase (This protein belongs to a clade of FMN-dependent monooxygenases, within a broader family of flavin-dependent oxidoreductases, the luciferase-like monooxygenase (LMM) family, some of whose members use coenzyme F420 rather than FMN.) — protein sequence MSNESSSGKPLKQIHLAAHFPGVNNTTVWSDPQAGSQIEFSSFAHLARTAERAKFDFLFLAEGLRLREQNGLIYDLDVVGRPDTFTVLAALAAVTDRLGLAGTINSTFNEPYEVARQFASLDHLSAGRSAWNVVTSWDAFTGENFRRGGFLREEDRYARAQQFLEASWQLFDSWRGDEVLADRVSGAFLGDPEAGRFAYRSSEFDISGRFDVPRSPQGRPVIFQAGDSEQGREFAAASADAIFSRHGTLDAGKAFYADVKGRLARYGRSPDSLKILPAVTFVLGDTDAEAHEKAELVRRQQVSGQTAIRLLEQLWNRDLSHLDPEGPLPEADPLVGEHTVARGRASVRMNRDPLAVAREWRALAEAKNLSIRDLVIEVTGRQSFIGTPARIAEELNRFVQEDASDGFILAPHLTPGGLDEFADTVVPLLQERGVFRTEYEGSTLREHLDLPPLVPTSTPTPARTRPRTEEAI from the coding sequence ATGAGCAACGAGAGCAGCAGCGGCAAGCCGCTCAAGCAGATCCACCTGGCGGCGCACTTCCCGGGCGTGAACAACACCACGGTGTGGAGCGACCCGCAGGCGGGCAGCCAGATCGAGTTCAGCTCCTTCGCGCACCTGGCGCGGACCGCCGAGCGCGCCAAGTTCGATTTCCTGTTCCTGGCCGAGGGCCTGCGGCTGCGCGAGCAGAACGGCCTGATCTACGACCTGGACGTGGTGGGCCGCCCGGACACCTTCACCGTGCTGGCGGCGCTGGCGGCGGTCACCGACCGGCTCGGTCTGGCCGGCACGATCAACTCGACGTTCAACGAACCGTACGAGGTGGCACGGCAGTTCGCCTCGCTGGACCACCTCTCGGCGGGCCGCTCGGCGTGGAACGTGGTGACCTCCTGGGACGCGTTCACCGGGGAGAACTTCCGACGCGGCGGCTTCCTGCGCGAGGAGGACCGGTACGCCCGGGCCCAGCAGTTCCTGGAGGCGTCCTGGCAGCTGTTCGACTCCTGGCGCGGGGACGAGGTGCTGGCCGACCGGGTGTCCGGGGCGTTCCTGGGCGACCCGGAGGCAGGCCGGTTCGCCTACCGCAGCAGCGAGTTCGACATCTCGGGCCGGTTCGACGTGCCGCGCTCCCCGCAGGGACGTCCGGTGATCTTCCAGGCGGGCGACTCCGAGCAGGGCCGCGAGTTCGCCGCCGCCTCGGCGGACGCGATCTTCTCCCGGCACGGGACGCTGGACGCGGGCAAGGCGTTCTACGCGGACGTGAAGGGCCGGCTGGCCCGGTACGGGCGCTCGCCCGACTCCCTGAAGATCCTGCCCGCGGTGACCTTCGTGCTGGGCGACACCGATGCGGAGGCGCACGAGAAGGCCGAGCTGGTGCGCCGCCAGCAGGTCAGCGGGCAGACCGCGATCCGGCTGCTGGAGCAGCTGTGGAACCGGGACCTGTCCCACCTCGACCCGGAGGGGCCGCTGCCGGAGGCGGACCCGCTGGTCGGCGAGCACACCGTGGCACGGGGGCGGGCCTCGGTCCGGATGAACCGGGACCCGCTGGCGGTGGCCCGCGAGTGGCGGGCGCTGGCCGAGGCGAAGAACCTCTCCATCCGGGACCTGGTGATCGAGGTGACCGGCCGCCAGTCCTTCATCGGCACCCCGGCCCGGATCGCCGAGGAGCTGAACCGCTTCGTCCAGGAGGACGCGAGCGACGGCTTCATCCTGGCCCCGCACCTGACCCCGGGCGGCCTGGACGAGTTCGCCGACACCGTGGTGCCGCTGCTCCAGGAACGCGGCGTGTTCCGCACCGAGTACGAGGGCAGCACCCTGCGCGAGCACCTCGACCTGCCGCCCCTCGTCCCCACTTCCACCCCCACCCCTGCCCGCACTCGCCCCCGCACGGAGGAAGCGATATGA
- a CDS encoding DUF1684 domain-containing protein yields the protein MTTTQEPIDTVEFTREWEEWHTASQRALADPHGFLAVSSLHWLSDKPARFPDAPGAWWTGPDGVWVELDEGEELALDGEPVRGRHRFGVLPERASLYATAGGAVIEVAKRGGHDIVRPRHPDNPLLRDFTRTPAYAPDPRWALTGRYLPFAEPRPVTVGAAVEGLQHVYDSPGEIEFTLPDDGGTHRLTAFNGHLPGSLQVLFTDATSGVTTYAANRALTVPAPDEQGRVTVDFNRATNLPCAYTDLATCPLPPAENRLPAAVEAGERIPLERGGQP from the coding sequence ATGACGACCACTCAGGAACCCATCGACACCGTCGAGTTCACCCGCGAGTGGGAGGAGTGGCACACGGCGAGCCAGCGCGCGCTGGCCGATCCGCACGGTTTCCTCGCCGTCAGCTCCCTGCACTGGCTCAGCGACAAGCCGGCCCGCTTCCCGGACGCGCCGGGCGCCTGGTGGACCGGCCCGGACGGGGTGTGGGTCGAGCTGGACGAGGGCGAGGAGCTGGCCCTGGACGGCGAACCGGTGCGCGGCCGGCACCGCTTCGGCGTGCTGCCGGAGCGGGCCAGCCTGTACGCGACGGCGGGCGGGGCGGTGATCGAGGTCGCCAAGCGCGGCGGCCACGACATCGTCCGGCCCCGGCACCCCGACAACCCGCTGCTGCGCGACTTCACCCGCACCCCCGCGTACGCGCCGGACCCGCGCTGGGCGCTGACCGGCCGCTACCTGCCGTTCGCGGAGCCGCGCCCGGTGACCGTCGGCGCGGCCGTCGAGGGGCTGCAGCACGTGTACGACTCCCCCGGGGAGATCGAGTTCACGCTGCCGGACGACGGCGGCACGCACCGGCTGACCGCGTTCAACGGCCACCTGCCGGGCAGCCTGCAGGTGCTGTTCACCGACGCCACCTCGGGCGTGACCACGTACGCGGCCAACCGGGCGCTGACCGTCCCGGCGCCGGACGAGCAGGGCCGGGTCACGGTCGACTTCAACCGGGCCACCAACCTGCCCTGCGCCTACACCGACCTGGCGACCTGCCCGCTGCCGCCCGCCGAGAACCGGCTCCCGGCGGCGGTCGAGGCCGGCGAGCGGATTCCGCTGGAGCGCGGCGGCCAGCCGTGA
- a CDS encoding LLM class flavin-dependent oxidoreductase — protein MTTAFHWFLPTGGDARDLGGAAHGTGIGNASATARSDRPATRSDRPDARSDRPATLGYLTQLAQAADQLGYEAVLTPTGAHCEDAWITTAALIAATSRLKFLVAFRPGLVEPALAAQTAATFQRLSAGRLLLNVVAGGSDAEQRGYGDRLGHDARYARAGEFLDVVRTAWRGTPYDHAGPYYRVQDGHLRQPPEPAPRVYFGGSSDPALTVAARHADTYLTWGEPVEQVAEKIDRVRRLAAARGRSPRFGLRVHVLSRATAARAREDAEQLIAHLDDAAITAGQQRLRTLESVGQRRMLDLHGGRRDRLWVAPNLWAGIGLVRGGAGTALVGSHREVADRLAEYRDAGIDEFVLSGYPHLEEAYTFAEHVRPLL, from the coding sequence ATGACCACCGCCTTCCACTGGTTCCTGCCGACCGGCGGCGACGCCCGCGACCTGGGCGGCGCGGCGCACGGCACCGGCATCGGCAACGCGTCCGCCACCGCCCGCTCCGACCGCCCCGCCACCCGCTCCGACCGCCCCGACGCCCGCTCCGATCGTCCGGCCACCCTCGGCTACCTCACCCAACTCGCGCAGGCAGCAGACCAGTTGGGATACGAGGCGGTCCTCACCCCGACCGGCGCGCACTGCGAGGACGCCTGGATCACCACCGCCGCGCTGATCGCCGCCACCAGCCGACTCAAGTTCCTGGTCGCCTTCCGCCCCGGCCTGGTCGAACCCGCGCTCGCCGCGCAGACCGCCGCCACCTTCCAACGCCTCTCCGCCGGACGACTGCTGCTCAACGTGGTGGCCGGCGGCAGCGACGCCGAACAGCGCGGCTACGGCGACCGGCTCGGCCACGACGCCCGCTACGCCCGGGCCGGCGAGTTCCTCGACGTGGTCCGCACCGCCTGGCGCGGCACCCCGTACGACCACGCCGGCCCGTACTACCGGGTCCAGGACGGGCACCTGCGGCAGCCGCCCGAGCCCGCGCCCCGGGTCTACTTCGGCGGCTCCTCCGACCCCGCGCTCACCGTCGCCGCCCGGCACGCCGACACCTACCTGACCTGGGGCGAACCCGTCGAGCAGGTCGCCGAGAAGATCGACCGGGTCCGCCGGCTCGCCGCCGCCCGGGGCCGCTCCCCGCGCTTCGGGCTGCGCGTGCACGTGCTCAGCCGGGCCACCGCCGCCCGGGCCCGGGAGGACGCCGAGCAGTTGATCGCCCACCTCGACGACGCCGCGATCACCGCCGGCCAGCAGCGCCTGCGCACCCTGGAATCCGTCGGCCAGCGCCGGATGCTCGACCTGCACGGCGGCCGCCGCGACCGCCTCTGGGTCGCCCCCAACCTGTGGGCCGGCATCGGCCTGGTCCGTGGCGGAGCGGGCACCGCGCTGGTCGGCAGCCACCGCGAGGTCGCCGACCGCCTCGCCGAGTACCGCGACGCGGGCATCGACGAGTTCGTCCTCTCCGGCTACCCCCACCTGGAGGAGGCCTACACCTTCGCCGAACACGTCCGCCCCCTGCTCTGA
- a CDS encoding DEAD/DEAH box helicase yields MGSGHAQRARQQALLECWRAIELFSPPSIPQKPRRRAARSGRSEEYLVDLAPAAGRPAPRLPWDADHPDTGAARAPRGRMWRHEVYGGVFALDLLRRTMAAALPAGTDPDPGVPEEELRLPGESAVFALILDEDGRPVEDTSVVSACAWATGRLFDPGPGARDWLTGFTDLDVAFGTAVADLTTTAVPYAPAAATAAAATTAAASAATAAAGGGGWRQLLAEILGGAAVGAVGALFGEVAGAAVQGATEPLLRRAADWAAERAPAGAAPAPDRPGPGPGPGPETGPGTRPGTGSETETGTGPETATEAEAEAGDEPEGAAARPVCLADLVALTAQIAHLCGVRELLRPDSIRVYSRLVPRPTGRTRNAVPAPFLNSLLPPDLERVRAALAAADGKGSGPALTAYLTEWDAVDPAARTDLRADRTAVLDGVAPELVPDGRWPTTPRHPLALSQQYAVNRMLADRAGTDGGMFSVNGPPGTGKTTMLRDLVAALVVERAAVLAEFDQPWRAFTGRAWQGLDREGRNRRYVARLDPRLTGFEIVVTSSNNGAVENVTAELPALEALDETWRDGPDHFSDLASALLRGAPAWGLVAAVLGNRKNRREFGERFWWGRLPEDETAARDRAGQPPLRGMQAVLRDWIPPKSTVQGRRSAEPAQPVPSWPDAVAAFRTARAEVERLRRERAATAAELAATDSPQALHGLAVLAGAAHRAEAEAHRHTEQVERAHRDAAGARAVTTAAAELLRTVEVHDRRARDELAAADATADATRTVAAELAAARHRQEQAEARAADAAAALDRASAAVSSARRAHAEAAAAAETRRARLRALADEGLPTLPLGWAALDEAAQELGAPWSGPDWSAARSELFLRALDLHRAFVAGAAQRVLGNLQVLMELMAGTSGPVPDEQVEQAWQTLFLLVPVVSTTFSSVGSMFARLGAGSLGWVLVDEAGQATPQAAVGALWRARRAVLVGDPLQLEPVVTMPLALQRRLLRAYGVDERWLPSTTSAQVVADRTNRHGTYLPAPEPGGDPVWVGSPLRVHRRCEEPMFGVSNAVAYDGLMVHGTAPGAFPDRQHDGRLPSRWLDTPDPDRPPGVPWGERDERAFEFVLDRLAEHGVGVDRLRVITPFRAVVNACRRVCRTRGWTPEQLDERCATVHRAQGKEADVVILVLGTGLPGARAWAARTPHLLNVAASRAKRRLYVIGERGLWSPLPHFDVLGALLPVFDHHRDRDTWGGTGRPADPSADPSGGPSADPPGGPPVDPPGGPPGGSVA; encoded by the coding sequence ATGGGCAGCGGACACGCGCAACGGGCCCGGCAGCAGGCGCTGTTGGAGTGCTGGCGGGCGATCGAACTGTTCAGCCCGCCGAGCATCCCGCAGAAACCGCGCCGCCGCGCCGCCCGGAGCGGCCGCTCCGAGGAGTACCTGGTCGACCTCGCACCGGCGGCCGGACGGCCCGCCCCGCGCCTGCCCTGGGACGCCGACCACCCCGACACCGGCGCCGCCCGGGCCCCGCGCGGCCGGATGTGGCGCCACGAGGTCTACGGCGGGGTGTTCGCGCTCGACCTGCTGCGCCGGACGATGGCGGCCGCCCTGCCCGCCGGCACCGACCCGGACCCGGGCGTACCGGAGGAGGAACTGCGGCTGCCGGGGGAGAGCGCCGTGTTCGCCCTGATCCTCGACGAGGACGGCCGACCGGTCGAGGACACCTCGGTGGTCTCCGCCTGCGCCTGGGCGACCGGCCGACTGTTCGACCCCGGCCCGGGCGCCCGGGACTGGCTGACCGGCTTCACCGACCTGGACGTCGCGTTCGGCACGGCGGTCGCGGACCTCACCACCACCGCCGTGCCCTACGCCCCGGCCGCTGCCACTGCCGCTGCCGCTACCACTGCCGCTGCTTCCGCCGCCACTGCGGCGGCCGGGGGCGGCGGCTGGCGACAGTTGCTGGCCGAGATCCTCGGCGGCGCGGCGGTCGGCGCCGTCGGCGCGCTGTTCGGCGAGGTCGCCGGAGCCGCCGTCCAGGGCGCGACCGAACCCCTGCTGCGCCGCGCCGCCGACTGGGCCGCCGAACGGGCCCCCGCCGGTGCAGCCCCCGCACCGGACCGACCCGGGCCCGGGCCCGGGCCCGGGCCCGAAACCGGACCCGGGACCAGGCCCGGAACCGGGTCCGAAACCGAGACCGGGACCGGACCCGAAACCGCTACCGAGGCCGAGGCCGAGGCGGGGGACGAGCCCGAAGGCGCCGCCGCCCGCCCGGTCTGCCTCGCCGACCTGGTCGCGCTGACCGCGCAGATCGCCCACCTGTGCGGGGTGCGGGAGCTGCTGCGTCCCGACTCGATCCGGGTGTACAGCAGGCTGGTGCCCCGGCCGACCGGCCGGACCAGGAACGCCGTCCCCGCGCCGTTCCTGAACAGCCTGCTGCCGCCCGACCTGGAACGCGTCCGCGCAGCTCTAGCCGCCGCCGACGGCAAGGGGAGCGGCCCGGCCCTGACGGCGTACCTGACGGAGTGGGACGCGGTCGACCCGGCCGCCCGGACCGACCTGCGGGCGGACCGCACCGCCGTCCTGGACGGCGTCGCCCCGGAACTCGTCCCGGACGGCAGGTGGCCGACCACCCCGCGCCACCCGCTGGCGCTGAGCCAGCAGTACGCGGTGAACCGGATGCTGGCCGACCGGGCGGGCACCGACGGCGGGATGTTCTCCGTCAACGGCCCGCCCGGCACCGGGAAGACCACCATGCTGCGCGACCTGGTCGCCGCGCTGGTGGTCGAACGGGCCGCCGTGCTGGCCGAGTTCGACCAGCCGTGGCGGGCGTTCACCGGCCGCGCCTGGCAGGGCCTGGACCGGGAGGGCCGCAACCGCCGCTACGTCGCCAGGCTCGACCCCCGGCTGACCGGGTTCGAGATCGTGGTGACCTCCTCCAACAACGGCGCGGTGGAGAACGTCACCGCCGAACTCCCGGCCCTGGAAGCCCTGGACGAGACCTGGCGCGACGGCCCCGACCACTTCTCCGACCTCGCCTCCGCACTGCTCCGCGGCGCCCCCGCCTGGGGCCTGGTCGCCGCGGTGCTCGGCAACCGGAAGAACCGCCGGGAGTTCGGCGAACGCTTCTGGTGGGGCCGGCTCCCCGAGGACGAGACCGCCGCCCGCGACCGCGCCGGACAGCCGCCGCTGCGCGGCATGCAGGCGGTCCTGCGGGACTGGATCCCGCCCAAGTCCACTGTCCAGGGCAGGCGTTCGGCCGAACCGGCGCAACCCGTACCGTCCTGGCCGGACGCCGTCGCCGCGTTCCGCACCGCCCGCGCCGAGGTCGAACGGCTACGCCGCGAACGGGCCGCGACGGCCGCCGAACTCGCGGCCACCGACTCCCCGCAGGCCCTGCACGGCCTGGCCGTCCTCGCCGGAGCCGCCCACCGGGCCGAGGCCGAGGCGCACCGGCACACCGAGCAGGTCGAACGGGCCCACCGGGACGCCGCCGGCGCCCGGGCCGTCACCACCGCCGCCGCCGAACTGCTGCGCACCGTGGAGGTCCACGACCGGCGGGCCCGCGACGAACTGGCCGCCGCCGACGCCACCGCCGACGCCACCCGGACCGTCGCCGCCGAACTGGCCGCCGCCCGGCACCGGCAGGAGCAGGCCGAGGCCCGCGCGGCCGACGCCGCGGCCGCCCTGGACCGCGCGAGCGCCGCCGTCTCCTCCGCCCGCCGGGCGCACGCCGAGGCCGCCGCCGCGGCGGAGACCCGCCGCGCCCGGCTGCGCGCCCTCGCGGACGAGGGGCTGCCCACCCTGCCGCTGGGCTGGGCCGCGCTCGACGAGGCCGCCCAGGAACTCGGCGCCCCCTGGTCCGGGCCCGACTGGTCGGCCGCCCGCAGCGAACTCTTCCTGCGCGCCCTGGACCTGCACCGCGCGTTCGTCGCCGGAGCCGCCCAACGCGTCCTCGGCAACCTGCAGGTGCTGATGGAGCTGATGGCCGGCACCAGCGGCCCCGTCCCCGACGAGCAGGTCGAACAGGCCTGGCAGACGCTCTTCCTCCTCGTCCCGGTGGTCTCCACTACCTTCTCCTCGGTGGGCAGCATGTTCGCCCGGCTCGGCGCGGGCAGCCTCGGCTGGGTCCTGGTCGACGAGGCCGGCCAGGCCACCCCGCAGGCCGCCGTCGGCGCCCTGTGGCGGGCCCGCCGCGCCGTCCTGGTCGGCGACCCGCTCCAGCTCGAACCGGTCGTCACCATGCCGCTCGCCCTGCAACGCCGACTGCTGCGCGCCTACGGCGTGGACGAGCGCTGGCTGCCCTCCACCACCTCCGCCCAGGTCGTCGCCGACCGCACCAACCGCCACGGCACCTACCTGCCCGCGCCCGAACCCGGCGGTGACCCGGTCTGGGTGGGCTCCCCGCTGCGGGTCCACCGCCGTTGTGAGGAACCGATGTTCGGTGTCAGCAACGCGGTCGCCTACGACGGCCTGATGGTCCACGGCACGGCCCCCGGCGCCTTCCCCGACCGGCAGCACGACGGGCGGCTGCCCAGCCGCTGGCTCGACACCCCCGACCCGGACCGGCCGCCCGGCGTCCCCTGGGGCGAACGGGACGAGCGCGCCTTCGAGTTCGTCCTCGACCGGCTGGCGGAGCACGGCGTCGGCGTCGACCGCCTGCGCGTCATCACCCCGTTCCGGGCGGTCGTCAACGCCTGCCGCCGGGTCTGCCGCACCCGCGGCTGGACGCCCGAACAGCTCGACGAACGCTGCGCCACCGTCCACCGCGCCCAGGGCAAGGAGGCCGACGTGGTGATCCTCGTCCTCGGCACCGGCCTGCCCGGAGCCCGCGCCTGGGCCGCCCGCACCCCGCACCTGCTCAACGTCGCCGCGAGCCGCGCCAAACGCCGCCTGTACGTCATCGGCGAACGCGGCCTGTGGTCCCCGCTGCCGCACTTCGACGTCCTCGGCGCCCTGCTGCCGGTCTTCGACCACCACCGCGACCGCGACACCTGGGGCGGCACCGGCCGCCCCGCCGATCCGTCCGCCGATCCGTCCGGTGGTCCGTCCGCCGATCCGCCCGGTGGTCCGCCCGTCGATCCGCCCGGTGGTCCGCCCGGCGGTTCCGTGGCGTGA
- a CDS encoding GNAT family N-acetyltransferase, with protein MSQRTALPATALPDATPPLTGLSATGLSAAAVPADVLDNPAWAALTGPHAHLAERLGRAARYPVDVSPFTALADPADPQAWRDLAALAGPPGSTTPVTATDTAPEGWDVLERGHGTQLVATGLQTEPDPEAVELGPDDVPEILDLVARTRPGPFLPRTVLLGRYLGLRRGGRLVAMAGERLRLPGWTEISAVCTDPDHRGRGHATRLVRAVAHGIEQRGDTPFLHTAADNTRAIGLYESLGFTLRRHTAFLLVRTPAEPAPGPSAKTAAEIAAETAAEPGAEPAARLVPDGGTAR; from the coding sequence ATGAGCCAGCGCACCGCCCTGCCCGCCACCGCCCTGCCCGACGCCACTCCGCCCCTCACCGGTCTGTCCGCCACCGGCCTGTCCGCCGCCGCGGTTCCTGCCGACGTCCTCGACAACCCGGCCTGGGCCGCCCTCACCGGCCCGCACGCCCACCTCGCCGAACGCCTCGGCCGCGCCGCCCGCTACCCCGTCGACGTCTCGCCGTTCACCGCGCTCGCCGACCCCGCCGACCCGCAGGCCTGGCGCGACCTCGCCGCGCTGGCCGGACCGCCCGGCAGCACCACCCCCGTCACCGCCACCGACACCGCCCCCGAGGGCTGGGACGTCCTGGAGCGCGGCCACGGCACCCAGCTGGTCGCCACCGGGCTGCAGACCGAACCCGACCCCGAGGCCGTCGAGTTGGGCCCCGACGACGTCCCCGAGATCCTCGACCTGGTCGCCCGCACCCGCCCGGGCCCGTTCCTGCCCCGGACCGTCCTGCTGGGCCGCTACCTCGGTCTGCGCCGGGGCGGCCGCCTGGTCGCGATGGCCGGTGAACGCCTGCGCCTGCCCGGCTGGACCGAGATCAGCGCCGTCTGCACCGACCCCGACCACCGCGGCCGGGGCCACGCCACCCGCCTGGTGCGCGCCGTCGCGCACGGCATCGAACAGCGCGGCGACACCCCGTTCCTGCACACCGCCGCCGACAACACCCGGGCGATCGGCCTGTACGAGTCGCTCGGCTTCACGCTGCGCCGCCACACCGCGTTCCTGCTGGTCCGCACCCCGGCGGAGCCCGCGCCCGGGCCGTCGGCGAAGACCGCAGCGGAGATCGCCGCGGAGACCGCAGCGGAGCCCGGGGCGGAACCGGCAGCGCGGCTCGTACCGGACGGAGGGACAGCGCGATGA